In Miscanthus floridulus cultivar M001 chromosome 5, ASM1932011v1, whole genome shotgun sequence, one genomic interval encodes:
- the LOC136453994 gene encoding putative glutaredoxin-C2, with protein sequence MAAAAADGGVSRLASQRAVVIFGTSNCCMCHAVKTLFSELGVGWAVHELDKDPGGKDMEKALGRMVGRSPPVPVVFIGGKLVGPTDQVMALHVRGKLVPLLREAGAIWL encoded by the coding sequence atggcggcggcagcggcggacgGCGGTGTGTCGAGGCTGGCGTCGCAGCGGGCGGTGGTGATCTTCGGGACGAGCAACTGCTGCATGTGCCACGCGGTGAAGACGCTCTTCTCGGAGCTGGGGGTGGGGTGGGCGGTGCACGAGCTGGACAAGGACCCGGGGGGCAAGGACATGGAGAAGGCGCTGGGGCGCATGGTGGGCCGCTCCCCGCCCGTGCCGGTGGTCTTCATCGGCGGCAAGCTCGTCGGCCCCACCGACCAGGTCATGGCGCTGCACGTCCGCGGCAAGCTCGTGCCGCTCCTGCGCGAGGCCGGCGCCATCTggctctga